In the Phaeobacter piscinae genome, TCAAGGTGATGGAGACCGAGCTGGCCGATCTGGACGGGCTCGACAAAATGTCCTCCACCGCCGCCGAAGGCTATGGCGGCGTGGCGCTTGAGTTTGACTTTGGCTGGGACAAGACCGCCATCATGGCCGACGTCCGCGATGCGATGGACGCCGCCGAGGCGGATTTCCCCGAGGGGGCTGAGAAATATTCGATCAACGAGATCAACTTCTCCGAATTCCCCATCGTCATTGTCAACCTGACCGGCGCCGTGCCGGAACGCACAATGGCGCGGATCGCCAAGGATTTGCAGGACGATCTTGAGGCCTTGGAGCCGGTGCTTGAGGCCGGGATCGCCGGCAATCGCGACGAAATGGTCGAGGTGCTGATCGACCCCCTGCGGCTGGAGGCTTACAACGTCACGGCGCTTGAGCTGATCACCGTTGTGCAGAACAACAACCAACTGATCGCGGCGGGCGAGGTCGAGAGCAATCAGGGCAGCTTCTCAGTGAAGATCCCCTCCTCCTTTGACGACGTGCGTGATATCTATGAGCTGCCGATCAAGACCAATGGCGACCGCGTGGTCACGCTTGGCGAACTGGCAACCATCAACTTCACCTTCGAGGACCGTCGCGGCACTGCCCGGTTCAACGGTGAGGATACCGTTGCCCTGCAGGTGGTGAAGCGGAAAGGCTACAACCTGATCGACACTGTTGATCTGGTGAAGGAAACGCTGGCTGAAGCAAAAACCAAATGGCCGCCGGAATTGACAGCAGCCGTCTCCGTCGGCACCTCAAATGACCAAAGCCGCGTCGTGGCCTCCATGGTCGGTCAGCTGGAAGGCTCGGTTCTGACCGCCGTCGCGCTGGTGATGATTGTGGTGCTGTCGGCGCTTGGCAGCCGGGCGGCCCTGCTGGTCGGCTTTGCGATCCCGACCTCCTTCCTGCTGTGCTTTGCGCTGCTGGCTGTGATGGGGATCAGCATTTCCAACATCGTGATGTTTGGTCTGATCCTCGCGGTGGGCATGCTGGTGGATGGCGCCATCGTGGTGGTCGAATATGCGGACAAACGCATCAAGGAAGGCACCGGCCCGATGCACGCCTATGTCGAGGCGGCGCAGCGCATGTTCTGGCCGGTGGTCTCCTCCACCGCGACCACGCTCTGTGCGTTCCTGCCGATGCTGTTCTGGCCCGGCGTTCCCGGTGAATTCATGGGCATGCTGCCGGTCACCCTGATCTTTGTTCTGTCGGCGTCGCTGGTGGTGGCGCTGATCTACCTGCCCGTCATGGGCGGTGTCACCGGCCGGATGAGCCGCCTGTTCGAGAACCTCTCCGATGGGTTGCGCGCCGTTGCGCCCTGGTGGCTGCGCGCGGCGCTGGTGCCCGTGATGCTCTGGGGCATGTTTGCAGGCGCAATGCAGATGCTGAACGGCGGCTACCTGCTGCCTTCGGAAGTGCCGGATGGGGCTGCACTAGTGTTTGGCGCACTGATATTTGTGCTGGCGTCCTTCGGCGCCTCCGTCACATTGGGGGCGGCCAGCCTGCGCCGCCGGGAAACATCCGTCAAAGCGGGTTACACGCACACTCCTTTCGGCCATTTCATTAAGTTCATCGTCGGCAATCCGGTGATGCCTCTTGTTGCGATCGGGGCTGTTGCCTTCTCCATCATGACAGTTTTCACACTGTTCTCGACCAACAACTACGGCGTTGAGTTCTTTGTCGAATCCGAACCGGAACAGGCCACCGCCTATGTCCGGGCGCGCGGCAATACCTCACTGATGGAAGAGGACGAGATGGTGCGCCAGACCGAACAGGTCATCCTGTCGCATCCCGCGGTGGTCAATGTCTTCTCCTTCGCGGGTGAAGGCGGGCTGAACACCGATGCCTCCGGCGCGCAGACACCGCCCGACACCGTAGGTCAGGTGCAGTTCGAGATCATCCCCTGGGAGGATCGCCCGACCCAGACTGAAACCTGGTTCAACGGCTGGTTCACCCGTGAGGTCACAGCGACCGATTTCGACGGCGACACCGTGATTGAGGAGATCAACGCCGAACTGGCTAAACTGCCCGGTTTTGAGGCTGAGATCCGCGCACTGGCGCAGGGGCCTGCCTCTGGTAAGCCGATCCATCTGCGCCTGAAGGGCGACAGCTGGGACACGCTGACCGCCGCCACGCAGACCGCCCGCGCCCGGTTTGATGAAACCCCCGGTCTGGATCTGATCGAGGACAGTCTGCCCCTGCCCGGCATTGACTGGCAGATCGACGTCGACGTCGAAAAGGCCGGCCGCTACGGCGCCGATGTCGCCACCGTTGGCGCCATGGTGCAGCTGGTCACCCGCGGGATTCTTCTAGATACCATGCGCGTCGACAGCTCGGATGAGGAAATCGAAATCCGCGTCCGCCTGCCGGAGGAGGACCGCGTCCTCTCCACCCTTGATGTGATGAAACTGCGCACCGAGGACGGCCTTGTGCCTCTGTCCAACTTCATCTCACGCCAGCCGGTGCCAAAGCTGGAGAAGATTAGCCGTGTCCAACAGCAGCGCTATTATGACGTGAAGGCGGATATCGAACCCGGCCTTTCGAAGGTGATCACCACCGGCGGAGACAGCGGTGAAGACCAGACGCTGGCCTATGTGAAATCCTTCGCCGAGGGCAGCGACACCAGCGCCAGCGACCTGACCGGACCAAGCGGTGCGCCGCTGAAGCTGCGCAGCCTCGCCAGCGCCGATAGTCTTGAGGCGGTGCAGACCGCGCTGGACGATGACGCCCGCGTTGTCGCCCTCAATGCCAATGAACGCATCGCCGCCCTGACAGAATGGTTGAACACCGACCCGCTGCCCAAGGACATCACATGGGAATGGACCGGTGATCAGGAAGAACAGGCCGAATCCGGTGCCTTCCTGATGAAAGCCTTTGCCGGTGCCTTGGCGTTGATGTTCGTGATCCTGCTGGCCCAGTTCAACAGCTTCTACAACTCGGTGCTGGTGCTCCTGGCGGTGGTGCTCTCCACCACCGGCGTGCTGATCGGCATGATGGTGATGCAGCAGCCGTTCTCGATCATCATGACCGGCACCGGTATCGTCGCGCTCGCTGGGATCGTGGTGAACAACAATATCGTTCTGATCGACACCTATCAGGAATACGCCCAGAAGATGCCGCGGATCGAGGCGATCATTCGCACCGCCGAGGCCCGCATCCGCCCGGTTCTCCTGACCACCATCACCACGATGGCAGGTCTTGCGCCGATGATGTTCGGGCTCAGCCTCGACTTCATCAATGGCGGCTACTCGATCGACAGCCCGACCTCGCTGTGGTGGAAACAGCTGGCTACGGCGGTGGTCTTCGGTCTTGGCATTGCTACGGTCCTGACGCTGCTGGTCACGCCGTCGCTGCTGGCGATTCGGGTCTGGCTGCGAATCTACCTGGGCGCGCTCGGCCGCTTGCTGGCCCGGCTCACCCGTGGCCGGTCCAGCCGGATTGCCCGGGATATGCGGCTGGCCACCAAGGCCCGCACCCTGCCCACCACGGAAATCCTGTGGGAGGCTGAACCGAACCCGGACAGCCCCCCGGCCAAGACCACCACGCGCGACGACCGCGAAACTCCGCCGTCAACACCGCTTCGCGCCGCTGAATAACATGACAACGCCCCGCCCTCGCGGGGCGTTGTTCGTTTCAGCAGGCAGATCACCACCGCCGGAGCCACCCCAGCAGAAAGGACCCAGCCCATGCCCGATTTCAACGATATGTTTGAATTGACCATCGCCGATGTCGACCTGATCGAGGCCGCGCTGCAACGCACCCGCGACAGCCTCGCCGATGCCAACCAGCAGGCACAGGGCATCGCCGGTCACAGCCGCGAGGACAGCCTGCGCCAGATCCATGATCTGCTCGGACGGCTACATAATCAGAAGATTTTCTACAAACCCAAGGACGGGGTCTACGTCAGCGGTTAGACGCGCAAACACAGACCCCGTAATAGCGGATATCCAGAAGGCAACGGCTACGCCGCGTCCTGATCCGACTGCTGGCGCTGCCACAGATGCGCGTAGCGCCCGTCCTTGGCCAGCAGATCCTCATGGGTGCCCTGTTCGGCGATCTCGCCCTGTTCCAGCACAATGATCTGGTCAGCCTCCGCCACCGTGCTCAGCCGATGCGCGATGGTGATCACCGTGCGCCCCTGCCCGGCCCGTGACAGCGCCTCCTTGATCTCCTGCTCGGTATCGCTGTCCAGCGCCGATGTCGCCTCATCCAGCAGCAGGATCGGCGGGTTCTTCAGCAGCGTCCGCGCGATGCCCACCCGCTGCTTCTCACCGCCCGACAGCTTCAGCCCGCGCTCGCCGACCTGCGTCTCATAGCCCTCTGGCAGCCGCATGATGAAGTCGTGGATCTGCGCATCGCGTGCGGCCTGTTCGACCTCCTCCTGAGTGGCCCCAGCGCGGCCATAGGCGATGTTGTAGCGGATGGTATCATTGAACAGCACGGTATCCTGCGGCACCACGCCAATCGCGGCGTGCAGGCTCTTTTGCGTGACCTCGCGCACATCGTGCCCGTCGATGCGCAGCGCGCCGCGCGTCACGTCATAAAACCGGAACAACAGCCGCCCGATGGTGGATTTGCCCGACCCGGTGGACCCGACGATGGCCACCGTCTGCCCTGCCGCCACGTCAAAGCTGACGCCCTTCAGGATCTGGCGGTCGCTGTCATAGCCGAACTCCACATTCTCCAGCGTGATCGCCCCGCCGTTGACCTGCAAGACCTTGGCGTTGCCCTCATCCTTCACATCCGGGTCCTGTTCGATCAGATCAAACATCTCGCCCATATCCACCAGGCTCTGCCGGATTTCGCGGTAGACAGTTCCAAGGAAGTTCAGCGGCACGGTGATCTGGATCATATAGGCGTTGACCATGACAAAATCGCCCACCGTCAGATTGCCCTGCTGCACGCCGATTGCCGCCATCACCATGACTGCCACCAAACCGCCGGTGATAACCAGGCTCTGGCCAAAGTTCAGGAATGCCAGCGAATAGGCCGTCTTCAGCGCTGCCTTGGCATAAGCCCGC is a window encoding:
- a CDS encoding efflux RND transporter permease subunit; this encodes MTGIVSWAAERARMILAFIAISLLVGGFAYASLPKEGEPDIEIPALFISVPFPGISAEDAETLLVKVMETELADLDGLDKMSSTAAEGYGGVALEFDFGWDKTAIMADVRDAMDAAEADFPEGAEKYSINEINFSEFPIVIVNLTGAVPERTMARIAKDLQDDLEALEPVLEAGIAGNRDEMVEVLIDPLRLEAYNVTALELITVVQNNNQLIAAGEVESNQGSFSVKIPSSFDDVRDIYELPIKTNGDRVVTLGELATINFTFEDRRGTARFNGEDTVALQVVKRKGYNLIDTVDLVKETLAEAKTKWPPELTAAVSVGTSNDQSRVVASMVGQLEGSVLTAVALVMIVVLSALGSRAALLVGFAIPTSFLLCFALLAVMGISISNIVMFGLILAVGMLVDGAIVVVEYADKRIKEGTGPMHAYVEAAQRMFWPVVSSTATTLCAFLPMLFWPGVPGEFMGMLPVTLIFVLSASLVVALIYLPVMGGVTGRMSRLFENLSDGLRAVAPWWLRAALVPVMLWGMFAGAMQMLNGGYLLPSEVPDGAALVFGALIFVLASFGASVTLGAASLRRRETSVKAGYTHTPFGHFIKFIVGNPVMPLVAIGAVAFSIMTVFTLFSTNNYGVEFFVESEPEQATAYVRARGNTSLMEEDEMVRQTEQVILSHPAVVNVFSFAGEGGLNTDASGAQTPPDTVGQVQFEIIPWEDRPTQTETWFNGWFTREVTATDFDGDTVIEEINAELAKLPGFEAEIRALAQGPASGKPIHLRLKGDSWDTLTAATQTARARFDETPGLDLIEDSLPLPGIDWQIDVDVEKAGRYGADVATVGAMVQLVTRGILLDTMRVDSSDEEIEIRVRLPEEDRVLSTLDVMKLRTEDGLVPLSNFISRQPVPKLEKISRVQQQRYYDVKADIEPGLSKVITTGGDSGEDQTLAYVKSFAEGSDTSASDLTGPSGAPLKLRSLASADSLEAVQTALDDDARVVALNANERIAALTEWLNTDPLPKDITWEWTGDQEEQAESGAFLMKAFAGALALMFVILLAQFNSFYNSVLVLLAVVLSTTGVLIGMMVMQQPFSIIMTGTGIVALAGIVVNNNIVLIDTYQEYAQKMPRIEAIIRTAEARIRPVLLTTITTMAGLAPMMFGLSLDFINGGYSIDSPTSLWWKQLATAVVFGLGIATVLTLLVTPSLLAIRVWLRIYLGALGRLLARLTRGRSSRIARDMRLATKARTLPTTEILWEAEPNPDSPPAKTTTRDDRETPPSTPLRAAE
- a CDS encoding ABCB family ABC transporter ATP-binding protein/permease; protein product: MTDSDMTTAQEERRSGLRTLRRVFPYLWPEGQAWVKYRVVAALAVLILAKLVAVYTPMLYKGAVDSLAGEGVPPLALGAVGLTVAYGMARILTTGFQQLRDAVFAPVGQRALRRLALETFRHIHRLSMRYHITRKTGGLSRIIERGVKGVEFLLRFLLFSIGPLVLELALVAIILAVLFDIWYLVVVAVTVGLYVWFTFAVTEWRVKLRREMNKQDTDANQKAIDSLLNYETVKYFGAEDRETERYDVAMRAYAKAALKTAYSLAFLNFGQSLVITGGLVAVMVMAAIGVQQGNLTVGDFVMVNAYMIQITVPLNFLGTVYREIRQSLVDMGEMFDLIEQDPDVKDEGNAKVLQVNGGAITLENVEFGYDSDRQILKGVSFDVAAGQTVAIVGSTGSGKSTIGRLLFRFYDVTRGALRIDGHDVREVTQKSLHAAIGVVPQDTVLFNDTIRYNIAYGRAGATQEEVEQAARDAQIHDFIMRLPEGYETQVGERGLKLSGGEKQRVGIARTLLKNPPILLLDEATSALDSDTEQEIKEALSRAGQGRTVITIAHRLSTVAEADQIIVLEQGEIAEQGTHEDLLAKDGRYAHLWQRQQSDQDAA